From Nicotiana tabacum cultivar K326 chromosome 15, ASM71507v2, whole genome shotgun sequence, the proteins below share one genomic window:
- the LOC107809914 gene encoding histidine decarboxylase-like codes for MGSLSFEKDFEPSVVTPRGLIANGDFGEMKRLKVATPTTPRKNLNVAVTEPGSRNDGPSLDCILMNYIDTLSQRINYHIGYPVNICYEHYASLAPLLQFHLNNCGDPFLQNTVDFHSKDFEVAVLNWFADLWEIEKDQYWGYVTNGGTEGNLHGILVGRELLPTGILYASKDSHYSVAKAAMMYRMDFEMVNTSVHGEMDYSDLKAKLLQNKGKPAIINVTIGTTFKGAVDDLDIILQTLKDCGYTYDQFYIHCDAALNGLIIPFIKNMISFKKPIGSVTISGHKFLGCPMPCGIQITRKSYINNLSRKVEYIASVDATISGSRNGLAPIFLWYSLSAKGQIGLQKDVKRCLDNAKYLKDRLQQAGISVMLNELSIIVVLERPRDHEFVRRWQLSCVRDMAHVIVMPGITRDILDSFINDLLQQRKKWYKDGNVTPPCVAQDIGAQNCACSYHKIDFIIP; via the exons ATGGGAAGCTTATCATTTGAGAAG GATTTTGAGCCATCGGTTGTAACTCCCAGAGGTTTAATAGCAAATGGAGATTTTGGAGAAATGAAAAGACTAAAGGTGGCAACACCAACTACACCAAGGAAGAATTTGAATGTTGCAGTTACAGAGCCAGGGTCCAGAAATGATGGACCAAGTCTCGACTGTATTTTGATGAATTATATTGACACACTTTCCCAACGTATCAACTATCATATAG GTTATCCAGTGAATATATGCTATGAGCACTACGCTAGCTTAGCCCCACTTTTGCAATTCCACTTAAATAATTGTGGTGATCCATTTCTTCAAAACACTGTGGATTTCCATTCAAAAGATTTCGAAGTGGCTGTTTTGAATTGGTTTGCAGACTTATGGGAAATTGAAAAAGATCAATATTGGGGTTATGTTACAAATGGCGGCACTGAAGGAAATCTCCATGGCATTTTGGTGGG GAGAGAATTACTTCCAACTGGGATATTATATGCATCGAAAGACTCTCATTATTCGGTCGCCAAAGCTGCAATGATGTACAGAATGGATTTTGAAATGGTTAACACATCTGTACATGGAGAAATGGATTATTCAGATTTGAAAGCAAAATTACTTCAAAATAAGGGCAAACCAGCAATAATTAATGTTACAATTG GTACTACCTTCAAAGGAGCTGTTGATGATCTTGATATTATTCTTCAAACACTTAAAGATTGTGGTTATACATATGATCAATTTTACATTCACTGTGATGCAGCACTCAATGGGCTTATTATcccttttattaaaaat ATGATTTCATTCAAGAAACCAATTGGAAGCGTCACAATTTCTGGTCACAAGTTCTTGGGATGTCCAATGCCTTGTGGAATTCAAATAACAAGGAAAAGTTACATTAACAACCTCTCAAGAAAAGTTGAGTACATTGCTTCAGTAGATGCCACAATTTCTGGAAGCAGAAATGGCTTAGCTCCAATCTTCTTGTGGTATAGTTTAAGTGCTAAAGGTCAAATTGGGCTTCAAAAGGACGTTAAGAGATGCCTTGACAATGCTAAGTACTTAAAAGATCGTCTTCAACAAGCAGGTATCAGTGTCATGCTCAATGAGCTTAGTATCATAGTTGTCCTCGAGAGACCTCGTGATCATGAATTTGTTCGTCGTTGGCAGCTTTCTTGTGTGAGAGATATGGCACATGttattgttatgccgggtataaCTAGAGATATCTTGGACAGTTTCATCAATGATTTATTGCAACAAAGGAAAAAATGGTACAAAGATGGAAATGTTACACCTCCTTGTGTTGCACAAGATATTGGTGCCCAAAATTGTGCTTGCTCTTACCACAAAATTGATTTCATTATCCCATAG